ACGTCACCATCGGCACGGCCGCCAACGTCTACCACTGCCACCAGGCCGCCCGCACCCTCAAAGCCGCCGCCCAGCACCCCGAATCAGGCCTCAAGATCCGCGAGCCGGAAAAGCTGAAGCACTGGGCCTCCCTGGCCGGCCTCGACACGAACAAAAACACAAACGACCTGGCCGTCGACTTCGCCAACTGGGTCATCGCCGACATCTGCCGCCCCCACTACGAACCCTCCCAGACGACAGAGGCCTTCGCCCCCTCCCGCCGCAAGGAACTTTGGAAAAAACTCGACCTCTTCCCCGGCGGCGCCAACGCCGAGGTGGCCATGGCCCAGACCATGTGCATGACCAACCTCAACGCCGACCCCATCTACTTCTTGCTCAAAGCTGTCCGTCTCGGCATCGCCAACGAGTACCAGGGCCTGCTCATGCTCGACATCCTCCAGGAGATCCTCATGGGCACCCAGAAGCCCATCGTCCGCCAGCAGAACATGGGCCTCTTGAAAAAAGAGATGGTCAACATCATCACCAACGGCCACATGCCCCTCCTGGCCCACCTGATCGTCGAGCGGGCCTCCTCGGACGAGTGGCAGCAAAAAGCCCGCGCCGCCGGCGCCGATGGCATCCAGGTCCTCGGCCATGTCTGCGAAGGCCAGCAGATGATCAATTACGACGGCGTCCACGAGCAGAAGGCTTACGGCGGCCAAGAGGGTGAGTGGCTCTCCGAGGAGTACCTCTTCGCCACCGGCGCCGTCGACCTCTGGACCTTCGATTACAACTGCACTATCCCCACTCTGCCGCTCTACGCCAAGCGCTACGGCGTGAAGATGCTCTCCGTAGACCCCGTCATCCGCATGCCTGATACAGATATGCTCGACTTCCGCCCCGAGATCATGGCCCAGCAGGCCGACAAAGCCCTGGAGATGGCCCTGGAAGCCTTCAAAAAACGCAAGGCCGAAAACCGGGAAATCCACATCCCGCCCTATGTCAGCGAGAAATGCATGGTCGGCTTCTCCACCGAATCGGTCAAGGCGGCACTGGGCGGATCCTTCAAGCCCCTCATCGACCAGATCGTCCAGGGCAACATCCGCGGCATCGCCACCATCGTCGGCTGCACCACCGCCCGCTACGGCCAGGGCGGCAGCAACATCTTCAAGATCACCCAGGGCCTGATCAAGAACAACGTCCTCGTCCTCTCCGGCGGCTGCACCTCCAGCGTCATGGAGTACACGGGCCTCACCGACCCGGCCGCCGCCGCCGAAGCCGGCCCCGGCCTCCGCAAGGTCTGCGAATCCCTCGGCATCCCGCCGGTCCTCTCCTTTGGCGCCTGCGTCGACATCGGCAAGATGACCCTCACGGCCAAGGAACTGGCCGACGCCCTCGACATCGACACGAACCAACTGCCCCTGGTCATCGGCGCGCCCGAGTACCTGGAGCAAAAAGCCGTCGCCGACGCCTGCACCGCCATCGCCCTCGGCTGGGTGGTCCACGTCGCCCCCGTCCCTTCCATCACCGGCAGCGACGTCGTCGTCAAAACCCTTACCGAGACCACGGCCACCCTCGGCCTCGGCAAGGTCGTCGTCGAACTGGATGCCGAAAAGACCGTCCAGATCTACCTCGATGAGATCGAAGTCAAGCGCAAAGCCCTCGGACTGTCATCCACACAGATGCACTAGTCAAACGCGCGCTATGCCACTACGCCTAAACTGGCATGCCTTCCAATGTATGTTCCCCTTCACCCCCGCGCAAACTAGCCAATGGAGGTGACGATACTTGGACATGAAGGACAAGTGCGGCCAACAGGCTGCCAACACCAACGCCCACCAGATGGAAGCCGCCAATGAACTGACCCCCAACAAGAAAATGGACAACTGCCCGGCCTGCAAAGAACCTGAAGTCGAAACGTGGTAACCATGGACGCTCTGGAAGACCTGCCGGAGGAATCCCCGGAAGGCTTGCCGGAGGAATCGTCGGAGATCTTGCCTACGGAATCGCCGGAGCCACGGTCCCGGTTTACCCGCCTGGATCATATGGCGGTTACGGAAGAGGCCAACAACCTGGGCGACGATCTCCTGATCGACCACCAACCGGCCGTCGACAAGCCGAGCGATCCTGGCCCATGGCCGAGCAAACACCCGAAATAACCGCATAACAGCCAAACAATAGGTAAAAAGGGATCCCTGAGCCGATGCTCGGGATCCCTTTTTCATCCTCTCCATTTAGCGGAACAGCCCGCTCCGTCCATAGTCACCCTTGCGCGCGCCCAGCAAGGCGTCTACCGCCTCTATAACAGCATAGGCGGAAAAGAAAAAGATGATCGGCAGAAAGGGGATGTTGTAGCGAGTAAATCCGAAGTAGAGGTTGTGCAGCGCCGTGTAGTAGACGGGCATGGACAACAGCAGCAGCAGGCCTGTCAGCCGTCCCCCGGCGCCCCAGCGATCGCCAGGGACCTCATCGAGCAACAAACCGCCATGGGCGCGCAACTCTTCCCGCCGGTTCCACCAGCGCCAAAGCGCCGTCCCCATCCCGCCCAGCGCAAACACCATCAACAACTGGTGGATGAGATCGACCCAATAGCGGATGGATGTCCAGATGGGCTCCCACATAAAAGCGCCGCCCCACATGTACATAAACTTGCCCCAGGTGTACCATTTCAGGTACCTCAGCGGTTCCTTGGGCACATTCTCCTTCAACCGTTCGATGGCAAATTGCTTATACTTCTCTTGGGCGTCTAATTCATCATCGCCAACGGGCCAGTCCGGCGCTGCCCCGTCGACGAGCCCCTCCATCTCGATATAGGTGCCGAGCAGCAGCGGCTCGCCGGCGCCTGAAGAAAAGGGGATGAAGCGGTCAAAGGCGATGTAGTTGCGGATCCACCAGGGAGACATGCACACCGTAAACACCATCAGCACGATCAGACCGTTGCGAAGCCAGTTCTGAAAGGCGTACCGCCGCCGCCAGAGCAGGTAGGCCATAAAAACCATCGGAAAGAGGGCCGCCGTAGCCCGCGCCAACGTCAATAGGGCTGTATAGGCCCCCAAGAGCCCGAAGAGGAACATCTCGGCCTTTTCGCTGAGTTGCTCCTCATGGCTCAGTTTCACCAGCAGGAAGATATAGCCGAGATTCAAGACAGTGAACAGCGTTTCCGTCAGGATCAGCCCGTTGACCAGGATGTTTGAGGGGTAGACGGCCATGAAAAAGGCAGCCAGCAGCGCCGTTCGCCTTTCGCTCAACCGCTCGACGAGGCGGTATGTGAGAAAGACGGAGAACACGCCAAGCAGCGCCTGGGTGTAGCGGACCGCCTGCACCCCGGCGTCATCGCTGCCGAAAAAGGCAAATACCATCGCCACAAAACCGGGGAACACAGGACCCACGAAGGCTGTCGGCTGGTCCGAGCCGAAAGTCATGACGCCCGTTTCCAGCCATTTGGCGGCGCACTGGATATACCCCAAATCGTCGCTGTTCAAAAAGAGGGTCGAGCCCTGCAGGGAAATCACGGTGACGCGAAGGATAAAGGCCAGCGCCAAGATGCCGAACAGGAGCAGATAGAAGGGTTTGTTTTCTTCGTTGAACACGGCGGCCTCCCAAAAAACAGTTCTTCTGATTGGAAACAGTTCTTTCATTAAAAATGAACAATGGCTTGCTTTCAAAGATAGGGGACTTCCTATCTTTTATCCATTTTCACCGGAACGCTCCCCGGAACGAATCGGGACAGGCTTACGAGGTTTTTTTGCCTGTTTCGACGATTCTTGCCACTTTTCCTCCATGTGCAACAGTTTTTCCGTTACCAGCGCGTTCACCGTTCCGGGCGGGTATTTCCCGTCCTCGTCCGGCTGTCCCGCCTGAACGCCGGAGAGGATTTCCATCCCCTCATCGACATGAGACACAGCGTAGATATGGAAGTCGCCGGCTTCTACAGCATCGAGGACCGCCTGAACGAGCATCAGATTCGGCGCGTTCTGCGCCGGGATGATCACCCCTTGCGACCCCGTCAGCCCGCGCGCCTGGCAGAGCCGAAAAAAGCCCTCGATCTTTTCGTTGACGCCGCCGATGGGCTGCACCTCGCCCCGCTGGTTGACGGAGCCGGTGACGGCGATGTCCTGGCGGATCGGCAGGCCCGACAGCGCCGACAGAAGGGCGTACAGTTCTGCCGACGAGGCGCTGTCGCCGTCAATGCCGTCATAGAGTTGCTCGAAGGTCAGCGCCGCCGACAGGGAGAGCGGACGGTCCTGAGCAAAGCGGGAGGCGAAGAAGGACGTCAGGATCAACACACCCTTGGAGTGGCTCTGGCCGCTCAGGCGGATCTCCCGCTCGATGTGGATGACGCCCTCGCGACCGAGATAGACGCGGGCGGTGATCCGGTTCGGCTTGCCGAAGGCGTAATCACCCAGGTCGAGGACGGCGAGGCCATTCACCTGTCCCACGACGGCGCCGTCCGTATCGACAAGGATCATCCCGTCGCGCATCGTCTCCTGGATACGCTCCTCGACGCGGTTAACGCGGAAGTTTTTCTCCTCCATCGCCTGGTCGACATGGGCGGACAGGACCTCGGCGGCCCCTTCGCTATCGGCCCACATGGCCGCTTCCACGATCATGTCCTTGATGTCGTGAAACGAGGTGGAGAGCTTTCGCTGGTGGGAAACGAGTCGGCTCGAATAGTCGATAACCCGCGCCACAGCTTCTGCGGCAAAGGGCAGCAACCTTTCCCGCTCACAGACGGAACCGACAAAGGCGGCGTACTTGCGTATGTTTTCCCGATTCCGTTCCATCACATTGTCAAAATCGACGCGAACCTTGAAAAACTTGCGGAAATCCTCATCCATGTTGTAAAGCAGGTAGTAGATGCGCGGATTGCCAATCAGGATCACCTTCACATCGATGGGCATCGGCTCGGGCTTCAAGGTGGCCGTCGAGGGCAGGCCCAGTTGTTCGCCCAGATTTTCGATGCGCAGTTCCCGCGTCCTCAGCACCCGTTTGAGTCCCTCCCAGGCGCCCGGCGACGCGAGTAGCGGCAGCGCCTGCAGGATCAGGTAGCCGCCGTTGGCCTGATGGACGGCGCCTGGCTTGATCATGGTAAAGTCGGTGGCCATGCTGCCAAAAGAGCTGCGGTATTCGACCTTGCCGAAGAGGTTTGTGAAGGTGGGGTTGGACTCGACGATGACGGGCGCGCCCACCTGGGCGCCGTTCTCGACGAAGAGGTTGACCTCGTAGCGCGTCTGCTGGGCGGGCTTTTGCCCCCGCGCCAGCAGGATCAACTGCGCCGGGGTGCTCTCCTCCTCATCGGAGGAGACGCCCCCTTTGAGGTCGCTCAGATTCTCCAGCACATCCTCCTGCACGTTGGTCAAAAACTCAACCACTTTGGCGTGGTTTTTGTATTTTTCCTTCAAGGCCTCCACCAGGTGTTTCGTCGCCTGGTGGGCCGTGTCGCGCTCGATCTCCTTGATGTGGTTGTTCGCTTCCTTCTGCAGGTTCCGGGAGCGGCGCAGCACGTCGGCCAGCCGGCTTTCCAGGTGATGCTCCCGATCATTGATCTCCTGGCGCGTCTTCTCCTCCAGGGCGTCAAAGTCGTCCTTGGACATGGGCTTGCCTTCCTCGGTCATGGGGATGGTGAAGATGCCCGACTGCCCTTTTTGCAGGATAAAGCCCTCTTCCTTGGCCAGTTCCTCCATCTCCCGGAACATGGCCGTCAGCCGCGTCTCCACCTGGCGCAAAAAGGCCGACCGGCGCTTCTCGTGCGCCTCGCCCTCCAGTGCCTTGCGGATCTCGGCGTGCAACTCCTCGACCAGTTCCTTCACGTCCCGGCGCAGCTCACTGCCCATCCCGGCCGGCAGGGTCAAGACAATGGGCCGGTCTGGCTGGCCGAAATGGTTCACATAGCAGATGTCATCGGGCGTCGACCCCGACTGGGCCACCTGTTTGACCTTTGTCACGGCAAAACCCGTTTT
The Heliomicrobium undosum DNA segment above includes these coding regions:
- a CDS encoding Lon protease family protein, which gives rise to MKALSAAQLQSRRLPLDRLTVRCAPDIFEFSSTREITPLEEGIIGQPRAVKAMEFGLGAKHPGFHIYISGPIGSGKTGFAVTKVKQVAQSGSTPDDICYVNHFGQPDRPIVLTLPAGMGSELRRDVKELVEELHAEIRKALEGEAHEKRRSAFLRQVETRLTAMFREMEELAKEEGFILQKGQSGIFTIPMTEEGKPMSKDDFDALEEKTRQEINDREHHLESRLADVLRRSRNLQKEANNHIKEIERDTAHQATKHLVEALKEKYKNHAKVVEFLTNVQEDVLENLSDLKGGVSSDEEESTPAQLILLARGQKPAQQTRYEVNLFVENGAQVGAPVIVESNPTFTNLFGKVEYRSSFGSMATDFTMIKPGAVHQANGGYLILQALPLLASPGAWEGLKRVLRTRELRIENLGEQLGLPSTATLKPEPMPIDVKVILIGNPRIYYLLYNMDEDFRKFFKVRVDFDNVMERNRENIRKYAAFVGSVCERERLLPFAAEAVARVIDYSSRLVSHQRKLSTSFHDIKDMIVEAAMWADSEGAAEVLSAHVDQAMEEKNFRVNRVEERIQETMRDGMILVDTDGAVVGQVNGLAVLDLGDYAFGKPNRITARVYLGREGVIHIEREIRLSGQSHSKGVLILTSFFASRFAQDRPLSLSAALTFEQLYDGIDGDSASSAELYALLSALSGLPIRQDIAVTGSVNQRGEVQPIGGVNEKIEGFFRLCQARGLTGSQGVIIPAQNAPNLMLVQAVLDAVEAGDFHIYAVSHVDEGMEILSGVQAGQPDEDGKYPPGTVNALVTEKLLHMEEKWQESSKQAKKPRKPVPIRSGERSGENG
- the cooS gene encoding anaerobic carbon-monoxide dehydrogenase catalytic subunit, which codes for MIPGKTLEHAPTSHPSSGTNDPTAHKDDHDKVPRFMIDEKVSPPPGEVHRWQREHVAHKDDQPKDGYPLNVIIDPAMRVMYKSVHEQGLTNVFDRFTEQEKLRCKFCVEGLSCQLCANGPCRISGKVQRGVCGVDAHVMVARNFMYRHVTIGTAANVYHCHQAARTLKAAAQHPESGLKIREPEKLKHWASLAGLDTNKNTNDLAVDFANWVIADICRPHYEPSQTTEAFAPSRRKELWKKLDLFPGGANAEVAMAQTMCMTNLNADPIYFLLKAVRLGIANEYQGLLMLDILQEILMGTQKPIVRQQNMGLLKKEMVNIITNGHMPLLAHLIVERASSDEWQQKARAAGADGIQVLGHVCEGQQMINYDGVHEQKAYGGQEGEWLSEEYLFATGAVDLWTFDYNCTIPTLPLYAKRYGVKMLSVDPVIRMPDTDMLDFRPEIMAQQADKALEMALEAFKKRKAENREIHIPPYVSEKCMVGFSTESVKAALGGSFKPLIDQIVQGNIRGIATIVGCTTARYGQGGSNIFKITQGLIKNNVLVLSGGCTSSVMEYTGLTDPAAAAEAGPGLRKVCESLGIPPVLSFGACVDIGKMTLTAKELADALDIDTNQLPLVIGAPEYLEQKAVADACTAIALGWVVHVAPVPSITGSDVVVKTLTETTATLGLGKVVVELDAEKTVQIYLDEIEVKRKALGLSSTQMH
- a CDS encoding ArnT family glycosyltransferase; the protein is MFNEENKPFYLLLFGILALAFILRVTVISLQGSTLFLNSDDLGYIQCAAKWLETGVMTFGSDQPTAFVGPVFPGFVAMVFAFFGSDDAGVQAVRYTQALLGVFSVFLTYRLVERLSERRTALLAAFFMAVYPSNILVNGLILTETLFTVLNLGYIFLLVKLSHEEQLSEKAEMFLFGLLGAYTALLTLARATAALFPMVFMAYLLWRRRYAFQNWLRNGLIVLMVFTVCMSPWWIRNYIAFDRFIPFSSGAGEPLLLGTYIEMEGLVDGAAPDWPVGDDELDAQEKYKQFAIERLKENVPKEPLRYLKWYTWGKFMYMWGGAFMWEPIWTSIRYWVDLIHQLLMVFALGGMGTALWRWWNRREELRAHGGLLLDEVPGDRWGAGGRLTGLLLLLSMPVYYTALHNLYFGFTRYNIPFLPIIFFFSAYAVIEAVDALLGARKGDYGRSGLFR